A genomic window from Candidatus Denitrolinea symbiosum includes:
- a CDS encoding phosphoenolpyruvate phosphomutase, whose product MNPDQRRKAERFRELHHGARMLVLPNAWDAASAKVFERAGFDAVATTSAGVANAWGYPDSEVMSRAEMLQAVGIIARATRLPVSADMEAGFGVTPEEIAETARLTLESGAVGINLEDSLVGKPALREVPLQVEILKAVRQTADAFGVPLVVNARVDVYSVLDESDPTRFAQAVGRAHAYLEAGADCIFAFGVADKALIGDLVREIGAPVNVLARPGSPTLAELEGLGVARVTFGSIPMRVALSQAVKIADELKRTGTYNFAQGILSYDEVNGYFERMEGDK is encoded by the coding sequence GTGAACCCCGACCAGCGCAGGAAAGCCGAGCGCTTTCGCGAACTTCATCACGGCGCGCGCATGTTGGTCCTGCCGAACGCCTGGGACGCCGCCTCCGCCAAAGTGTTCGAGCGGGCGGGCTTCGACGCGGTCGCGACCACCAGCGCGGGCGTCGCCAACGCCTGGGGTTATCCCGACAGCGAGGTGATGAGCCGCGCCGAAATGCTGCAGGCGGTGGGCATCATCGCCCGGGCGACTCGCCTGCCCGTCAGCGCGGACATGGAGGCGGGATTCGGCGTCACGCCCGAGGAGATCGCCGAGACCGCGCGCCTGACGCTCGAAAGCGGCGCGGTCGGGATCAACCTCGAAGACAGTCTGGTCGGCAAGCCCGCGTTGCGGGAGGTTCCCCTGCAAGTCGAAATTCTAAAAGCCGTCCGTCAAACGGCGGACGCGTTCGGCGTTCCGCTGGTCGTCAACGCGCGCGTGGATGTGTACTCCGTGCTGGACGAATCCGACCCGACGCGTTTCGCGCAGGCCGTCGGACGCGCCCACGCCTACCTCGAGGCGGGCGCGGACTGCATCTTCGCCTTCGGCGTGGCCGATAAAGCGCTCATCGGCGACCTCGTCCGCGAGATCGGCGCGCCGGTCAACGTCCTCGCCCGTCCCGGCAGCCCGACGCTCGCAGAGTTGGAAGGACTCGGCGTGGCGCGCGTCACGTTTGGTTCGATCCCGATGCGGGTCGCTCTATCGCAGGCGGTCAAGATCGCCGACGAGTTGAAGCGGACCGGCACGTACAACTTCGCGCAGGGCATCCTGTCGTACGACGAAGTGAACGGCTATTTCGAAAGAATGGAAGGCGACAAATGA
- a CDS encoding peptidase, with protein sequence MPQQAPYGSWKSPVTTDLITGKSIGLAEFCIDGGDVYWIESRPAEGGRYTIMRRTPDGQISECTPPEFYARTTVHEYGGGIFTVSEGVIYFSNFKDQRLYRQPVGGAPEALTPKEGYRYADLNVDKKRNRILCVREDHTRGGEAVNTIVAVSLDGGDNGKILVEGNDFYSSPRLSPDGTKLSYLTWNHPNMPWDGCELWAADIAPDGTLRDARLVAGSASESITQPEWSPDGALYFAAEPNGWWNLHRWKDGRVEALHPMEAEFGKPHWVFGMFTFAFLSATDILCSYIQDGISRLARFNPNARTFVPVETSFTEIANVRAGDGFAVFFGGSPTQTSALIRMDIETGRTETLRRSSEATVSADYFSIPQPITFPTTGGLEAHGFYYPPQNRDFVGMPGERPPLMVISHGGPTSATGTTLRYAIQYWTSRGFAVLDVNYGGSTGYGRAYRQRLNGNWGVVDVNDCCNGALHLAEKGLADRDRLAVRGGSAGGYTTLSCLTFRPEVFKAGASHFGLSELEVFVKDTHKFESRYLFSLVGKYPEQKELYFERSPINFLKNLSCPLILFQGDEDKVVPPNQSEIMFDAVKAKGLPVAYLLFAGEQHGFRKAGNIKRSLEAEFYFYAKVFGFEPADEIEPVKIENL encoded by the coding sequence ATGCCCCAACAAGCGCCGTACGGAAGTTGGAAATCGCCCGTCACAACCGACCTGATCACTGGGAAGTCCATCGGGCTGGCGGAATTCTGCATTGACGGCGGCGACGTCTACTGGATCGAAAGCCGTCCCGCGGAGGGCGGCCGCTACACGATCATGCGCCGCACGCCCGACGGCCAAATCTCCGAATGCACGCCTCCCGAATTCTACGCGCGCACCACCGTCCACGAATACGGCGGCGGAATATTCACCGTCTCCGAGGGCGTCATCTATTTTTCAAACTTCAAAGACCAGCGTTTATATCGTCAACCAGTCGGCGGCGCGCCCGAAGCCCTGACGCCGAAGGAAGGCTATCGTTACGCCGACCTGAACGTTGACAAGAAGCGCAATCGCATTCTCTGCGTCCGCGAAGATCACACGCGGGGCGGCGAAGCCGTCAACACAATCGTCGCCGTCAGTTTGGACGGAGGCGATAACGGGAAAATTTTAGTCGAGGGCAACGACTTCTACTCGTCGCCGCGCCTCAGCCCCGACGGGACGAAACTCTCATACCTGACGTGGAACCATCCCAACATGCCCTGGGACGGATGCGAACTCTGGGCCGCGGACATCGCCCCCGACGGGACGCTTCGGGATGCCAGACTTGTGGCTGGCTCCGCGTCCGAATCCATCACCCAGCCCGAATGGTCGCCCGACGGCGCGCTGTACTTCGCCGCGGAGCCGAACGGCTGGTGGAACCTCCATCGCTGGAAGGACGGCAGGGTCGAGGCGCTCCACCCGATGGAAGCGGAATTCGGGAAGCCGCACTGGGTCTTCGGCATGTTCACGTTCGCGTTTCTCTCGGCGACGGACATCCTGTGCAGTTACATCCAGGATGGGATCAGCCGCCTGGCTCGCTTCAACCCGAACGCGCGGACGTTCGTCCCCGTCGAAACTTCCTTCACCGAGATTGCAAACGTCCGCGCGGGAGACGGCTTTGCCGTCTTCTTTGGCGGCTCGCCGACGCAGACGAGCGCCTTGATCCGCATGGACATCGAAACCGGCAGGACGGAAACGCTTCGACGGAGTTCCGAGGCGACGGTCAGCGCCGACTATTTCTCGATCCCGCAGCCAATTACTTTTCCCACCACCGGCGGACTTGAAGCACACGGCTTTTACTATCCGCCGCAAAACAGGGACTTCGTCGGGATGCCGGGCGAGCGTCCGCCGCTGATGGTCATCAGCCACGGCGGGCCGACTTCCGCAACCGGGACGACGCTGCGGTACGCCATCCAATATTGGACCAGCCGCGGCTTCGCGGTGTTGGACGTCAACTACGGCGGCTCGACCGGCTATGGGCGCGCGTACCGTCAGCGCTTGAACGGCAATTGGGGCGTGGTGGACGTGAACGATTGCTGCAACGGCGCGCTCCATCTGGCAGAGAAAGGCCTGGCCGACCGCGACCGGCTCGCCGTCCGCGGCGGAAGCGCAGGCGGCTACACCACGCTGTCGTGCCTCACGTTCCGTCCCGAAGTCTTCAAAGCGGGCGCGAGTCATTTCGGCCTGAGCGAACTCGAAGTCTTTGTCAAAGATACGCACAAGTTCGAGTCGCGTTATCTGTTCTCGCTGGTCGGGAAATATCCCGAGCAAAAGGAGTTGTATTTCGAACGCTCGCCAATCAACTTCCTGAAAAATCTGTCCTGTCCGTTGATCCTGTTCCAGGGCGATGAAGACAAGGTCGTCCCGCCGAACCAGTCGGAGATCATGTTCGACGCCGTCAAAGCGAAGGGATTACCGGTGGCGTATCTGTTGTTCGCGGGCGAGCAGCACGGATTCCGCAAAGCCGGGAACATCAAACGCTCGCTGGAGGCGGAGTTTTATTTTTACGCAAAGGTATTCGGGTTCGAGCCAGCCGACGAGATCGAGCCGGTGAAGATCGAGAATTTATAA
- a CDS encoding hemerythrin — MSDNVTTTLDVRPIPPPQKHPMIFDAFESLVAGQSFILINDHDPKPLYYQFASERAGEFTWEYLEQGPEVWRVQIGRPAAA, encoded by the coding sequence ATGAGCGACAACGTAACCACCACCCTGGACGTGCGGCCGATCCCGCCGCCCCAGAAGCACCCCATGATCTTCGACGCCTTCGAAAGCCTGGTTGCCGGGCAGAGTTTCATCCTGATTAACGACCACGACCCGAAGCCGCTGTATTATCAATTCGCCAGCGAGCGCGCGGGAGAGTTTACCTGGGAATACCTGGAGCAGGGCCCTGAAGTCTGGCGGGTGCAGATTGGCCGCCCCGCGGCCGCCTGA
- a CDS encoding acylneuraminate cytidylyltransferase, with the protein MKLAALVPMRHHSQRVPGKNYRPLAGKPLFHHILETLLAVPEIETVMVDTDSEPVMDGLRRFFPTVRRIPRPEPLRADDVPMNDILLHDTAQVEADFYLQTHSTNPLLKSETVSRAIQSLISNYPAHDSLFSVTRLQTRLYDKDGRAINHNPLELIQTQDLPPVYEENSCLYIFTRENLVRKHHRVGDSPLMFEIPAEEAWDIDEELDFAICDFLMGRK; encoded by the coding sequence ATGAAACTCGCCGCCCTCGTCCCCATGCGCCACCACAGCCAGCGCGTGCCTGGCAAAAACTACCGTCCGCTGGCGGGCAAGCCGCTCTTTCACCACATCCTCGAGACCCTGCTTGCCGTCCCTGAGATCGAGACGGTGATGGTGGACACCGACTCCGAGCCGGTGATGGACGGCCTGCGCCGCTTCTTCCCGACCGTGAGGCGGATTCCCCGCCCCGAGCCTCTCCGCGCCGACGACGTCCCCATGAACGACATCCTGCTCCACGACACCGCGCAGGTGGAAGCGGATTTCTACCTCCAGACGCACAGCACCAACCCTCTTCTCAAATCCGAAACCGTCTCCCGCGCGATCCAATCTCTAATCTCCAATTACCCCGCGCACGATTCCCTCTTCTCCGTCACCCGCCTCCAAACCCGTCTCTACGACAAAGACGGACGCGCCATCAACCACAACCCGCTCGAACTCATCCAGACGCAGGACCTGCCTCCCGTCTACGAGGAGAATTCCTGCCTCTACATCTTCACACGCGAGAACCTCGTTCGCAAACATCACCGCGTCGGCGACAGCCCGCTCATGTTCGAGATTCCCGCCGAAGAAGCCTGGGACATTGACGAGGAACTCGACTTCGCCATCTGCGATTTCCTGATGGGACGAAAATGA
- a CDS encoding dihydrofolate reductase yields the protein MPTVLMTAPYMIPFLERFKATFDKYAVELIVPEVRERMEEADLLKYAGQFDGAICGDDRYTARALEACAPRLKVISKWGTGIDSIDSAAASRLNVTVARTPNAFTTPVADSVLGYMLAFVRRQPWMDSAMKRGEWEKIPGRTLSECTLGVVGVGAIGKAVTRRARAFGMKVLGTDIVDIDHVFISESGIEMTDLSSLLSASDFVSLNCDLNPTSRHLINARTLAQMKPTAVLVNTARGPIVDEPALVAALQSGGIAGAALDVFESEPLPHDSPLLGMDNVMLAPHNANSSPAAWERVHWNTIRNLLEGLGIKEER from the coding sequence ATGCCCACCGTCTTAATGACCGCCCCGTACATGATCCCATTTTTGGAGCGCTTCAAAGCGACCTTCGACAAATACGCCGTCGAGTTGATCGTCCCCGAAGTCCGCGAGCGGATGGAGGAAGCCGACCTGCTGAAATACGCGGGACAATTCGACGGCGCCATCTGCGGCGACGACCGCTACACGGCGCGCGCCCTCGAAGCCTGCGCGCCGCGGCTTAAAGTCATCTCGAAGTGGGGGACGGGGATCGACTCGATTGACTCCGCCGCCGCTTCACGCCTGAACGTGACGGTGGCGCGCACGCCCAACGCGTTCACCACCCCCGTCGCGGACAGCGTCCTCGGCTACATGCTGGCCTTCGTCCGCCGCCAGCCGTGGATGGACTCAGCCATGAAGCGCGGCGAATGGGAGAAGATCCCAGGTCGGACGCTCAGCGAGTGTACCCTCGGCGTTGTCGGCGTCGGCGCCATCGGCAAAGCCGTGACGCGCCGCGCCCGCGCCTTCGGCATGAAAGTTCTGGGAACGGATATCGTTGATATTGATCATGTCTTCATTTCAGAGTCGGGCATCGAAATGACTGATCTCTCCTCCCTGCTCTCTGCCTCCGACTTCGTCTCCCTCAACTGCGACCTGAACCCCACCAGCCGTCATCTCATCAACGCGCGGACGCTCGCGCAGATGAAGCCGACCGCCGTCCTCGTCAACACTGCCCGCGGCCCCATCGTGGACGAGCCCGCGCTGGTCGCCGCCCTGCAATCGGGAGGAATCGCCGGCGCGGCGCTGGACGTGTTCGAGTCCGAGCCGCTGCCGCATGACAGCCCGCTTTTGGGCATGGACAATGTGATGCTGGCGCCGCACAACGCCAACTCCAGTCCCGCCGCGTGGGAGCGCGTGCATTGGAATACGATCAGGAATTTGTTGGAAGGGTTGGGAATAAAGGAAGAAAGATGA
- a CDS encoding D-alanyl-lipoteichoic acid acyltransferase DltB, MBOAT superfamily, with amino-acid sequence MNFTSYEFLLFFLIVLAAYWLVRKQAWQNLLLLAASYVFYGWIHPWYALLLGLSTLGDYWISLSLEKTEKKSRLVWASLILNVGALAFFKYFKFFVPTLADKLAAQGIHADAFLASVILPIGLSFFTLKKLAYILDVSRGVVRPTRDLVGFALFVAFFPQITAGPIDRAQKLLPQIQSPRVWKADNFYNAWPLLLMGFFKKFVVANGVGPTVSRILHLTNPTGELAVAAALGFTLQVLADFSGYTDIARGLSFLLGFETSENFRNPYLSLTPTEFWNRWHITLSTWLRDYIFFPLRRYLLRNHPNLPNWTMQSIPPIVTMFISGLWHGAGWTYLVWGTAYGVLIALYQLLGLRGEWKPSNPLARLGAWTVMFSLISFLFLIFAAPSLGWVAGLFSSPFLGTVEQQSVALLMFSLTAAFSAPLILKLLLDRYFKPDSLVIALYYAAATMLMFIYINSGTPDFIYFQF; translated from the coding sequence ATGAACTTCACCTCTTACGAATTCCTACTCTTCTTCCTCATCGTCCTCGCGGCCTACTGGCTTGTCCGCAAACAGGCCTGGCAAAACCTGCTTCTGCTGGCGGCGAGTTACGTTTTCTACGGCTGGATCCACCCGTGGTACGCGCTCCTGCTGGGACTGTCCACGCTGGGCGATTACTGGATTTCCCTCTCCCTCGAAAAGACCGAGAAAAAGAGCCGCCTCGTTTGGGCAAGCCTCATCCTGAACGTCGGAGCGCTGGCCTTCTTCAAATATTTTAAATTCTTCGTCCCGACTCTCGCGGACAAACTCGCCGCGCAGGGCATCCATGCCGACGCGTTCCTCGCCAGCGTCATCCTGCCGATCGGACTGTCCTTCTTCACGCTGAAGAAACTCGCCTACATCCTCGACGTTTCGCGCGGCGTCGTCCGCCCCACGCGTGACCTCGTCGGGTTCGCGCTCTTCGTGGCGTTCTTTCCCCAGATCACAGCCGGTCCCATTGACCGCGCCCAGAAACTCCTGCCGCAGATCCAATCTCCGCGCGTCTGGAAAGCGGACAACTTCTACAACGCCTGGCCGCTGCTGTTGATGGGCTTCTTCAAGAAATTCGTGGTCGCCAACGGCGTCGGTCCCACCGTCAGCCGCATCCTCCATTTGACGAATCCCACCGGCGAGTTGGCCGTTGCCGCCGCGCTGGGTTTCACCCTCCAGGTCCTCGCAGACTTTTCAGGTTACACCGACATCGCCCGCGGACTGTCCTTCTTGCTGGGATTCGAGACTTCGGAAAACTTCCGCAACCCATACCTCTCCCTCACGCCGACCGAATTCTGGAACCGCTGGCACATCACTCTCTCCACCTGGCTGAGAGATTACATCTTCTTCCCCCTGCGCCGTTACCTGCTGCGGAATCATCCCAACCTGCCAAACTGGACCATGCAGTCCATCCCGCCCATCGTCACCATGTTCATCAGCGGACTGTGGCACGGCGCGGGCTGGACCTACCTCGTCTGGGGTACGGCCTACGGCGTTTTGATCGCGCTCTACCAATTGCTCGGTCTGCGCGGCGAGTGGAAACCGTCCAACCCATTGGCGCGCCTCGGCGCGTGGACCGTCATGTTCAGCCTCATCTCGTTCCTGTTCCTCATCTTCGCCGCGCCTTCGCTGGGATGGGTCGCGGGTCTCTTTTCAAGTCCCTTCCTCGGGACGGTCGAACAGCAATCGGTGGCCCTGCTGATGTTCTCGCTGACGGCCGCGTTCTCCGCGCCGCTGATCCTGAAACTGCTCCTCGACCGCTACTTCAAACCCGATTCCCTCGTCATCGCGTTATATTACGCGGCCGCCACCATGCTGATGTTCATCTATATCAACTCCGGCACGCCCGATTTCATTTATTTCCAATTCTAG
- a CDS encoding urocanate hydratase, with translation MSGPRTVRAPRGTQLTCKNWLSEAAYRMIQNNLDPEVAERPQDLVVYGGRGQAARDWESFDAILESLKNLEEDETLLVQSGKPVVVFKSHRDAPKVLIANSNLVPHWATWEYFDELAKKGLIMYGQMTAGSWIYIGTQGILQGTYETFGALAKLKGWDSLKGKFVLTAGLGGMGGAQPMAITMNEGVGLIVEVDKDRAERRRAIGYVDTVVDNLEEAMTLVEENVKARTPRSIGLIGNAADVYDELSKRGVVPDVVTDQTSAHEALMYVPSGLTVAAADELRKSDPERYKKMAMDSMARHVEAMLAFQRAGAEVFDYGNNLRQQAYNHGVTDAFEFPGFVPAYIRPLFCEGKGPFRWVALSGEKEDIYATDEAIMELFPEDAHLHRWLKMAREKVPFQGLPARICWLGYGERVKAGLKFNELVATGKVKAPIVIGRDHLDAGSVASPNRETEAMRDGSDAISDWAILNALINAVGGATWVSFHHGGGVGIGYSQHAGQVIVADGTPEAAARLERVLTTDPGMGVVRHADAGYEIAIEAAKRHGIKMPMLK, from the coding sequence ATGTCTGGACCTCGCACCGTCCGCGCGCCGCGCGGGACTCAACTCACCTGCAAAAACTGGCTCTCCGAAGCCGCGTATCGCATGATCCAAAACAACCTTGACCCCGAGGTGGCGGAACGTCCGCAGGACCTCGTCGTCTACGGCGGGCGCGGACAGGCCGCGCGCGATTGGGAGTCGTTCGACGCGATCCTCGAATCGCTCAAGAATCTCGAAGAGGACGAAACGCTGCTCGTGCAGTCAGGCAAACCCGTCGTCGTGTTCAAGAGTCACCGCGACGCGCCGAAAGTGTTGATCGCCAACTCGAACCTCGTCCCGCATTGGGCCACGTGGGAATACTTCGACGAACTCGCCAAAAAGGGACTCATCATGTACGGCCAGATGACCGCGGGTTCGTGGATCTACATCGGCACGCAGGGAATTTTGCAAGGCACGTACGAAACCTTCGGCGCGCTCGCCAAACTCAAAGGCTGGGACTCGCTCAAAGGCAAGTTCGTGTTGACGGCTGGCCTCGGCGGGATGGGCGGCGCGCAGCCCATGGCGATCACCATGAACGAAGGTGTGGGACTCATCGTCGAGGTGGATAAAGACCGCGCCGAGCGGCGCCGCGCCATCGGTTATGTGGACACGGTGGTGGACAATCTCGAAGAGGCGATGACGCTCGTCGAGGAAAATGTCAAAGCGCGGACGCCGCGTTCCATCGGGTTGATCGGCAACGCGGCGGACGTGTACGACGAACTCTCGAAGCGTGGAGTCGTCCCCGACGTGGTGACCGACCAAACGTCCGCGCATGAGGCGTTGATGTACGTCCCGTCGGGGCTGACCGTCGCCGCGGCGGACGAGTTGCGGAAATCCGATCCCGAACGATATAAAAAGATGGCGATGGACTCGATGGCGCGGCACGTCGAAGCGATGCTGGCTTTCCAGCGCGCGGGCGCGGAAGTGTTCGACTACGGCAACAACCTGCGCCAGCAGGCGTACAACCACGGCGTGACCGACGCGTTCGAGTTCCCAGGTTTTGTCCCCGCGTATATCCGCCCGCTGTTCTGCGAGGGCAAGGGACCGTTCCGCTGGGTGGCGCTTTCGGGCGAGAAGGAAGACATCTACGCCACCGACGAAGCCATCATGGAATTGTTCCCCGAGGACGCGCACCTGCATCGCTGGCTGAAGATGGCGCGTGAGAAGGTCCCGTTCCAGGGATTGCCCGCGCGCATTTGCTGGCTCGGCTACGGCGAGCGCGTGAAGGCAGGATTGAAATTCAACGAGCTGGTCGCGACGGGAAAAGTGAAAGCCCCCATCGTGATCGGGCGCGACCATTTGGACGCGGGCTCCGTCGCCTCGCCCAACCGCGAGACCGAAGCGATGCGCGACGGCTCGGACGCGATCTCCGACTGGGCGATTCTCAACGCGCTCATCAACGCGGTCGGCGGCGCGACGTGGGTCTCGTTCCATCACGGCGGCGGCGTGGGGATTGGATACTCGCAGCACGCGGGACAGGTCATCGTGGCGGACGGGACTCCCGAAGCCGCGGCTCGCCTCGAACGCGTCCTCACCACCGACCCAGGCATGGGCGTCGTCCGTCACGCGGACGCGGGTTACGAGATCGCCATCGAAGCTGCGAAACGTCACGGCATCAAGATGCCGATGTTGAAGTAG
- a CDS encoding aminopeptidase: MKTLLRTLTEIPAPSGREDRIRAAVKEMIQPYADEIRVDALGNLLARKGKKAKGGKRVMLAAHMDEIGIIVSHVDANGYARFSALGGLSPHRRLAARVKFLNGARGVVGLEREAETKERTPSLDRYYIDTGATSEKDSPVKVGDVAVFDSDFQDFGKRVVSKCLDDRAGVALLIESLQNLRPGANEVWYAFTVQEEVGTRGAGPAAYGIDPEVGLAVDVTIANDAPNARERNPIALGGGPAIKVKDATVISDPRIVEELTRLAEKNRVPHQFELLEMGGTDAGKMQMTGLGAQAGGIAIPLRHIHSPSEMVDMDDLENAGKLLALFLR; this comes from the coding sequence ATGAAAACGCTTCTCCGCACCCTCACTGAAATTCCCGCCCCCTCCGGCCGCGAAGACAGAATCCGCGCGGCGGTGAAAGAGATGATCCAACCCTACGCGGACGAAATCCGCGTGGACGCGCTCGGCAACCTGCTGGCGCGCAAGGGGAAAAAAGCCAAAGGCGGCAAACGCGTCATGCTGGCCGCGCACATGGACGAGATCGGGATCATCGTCTCGCACGTGGACGCGAACGGGTACGCGCGGTTCAGCGCGCTGGGCGGACTCAGTCCGCACCGGCGGCTGGCGGCGCGGGTGAAATTTCTCAACGGGGCGCGCGGCGTCGTCGGCCTCGAACGCGAGGCGGAGACGAAGGAGCGGACGCCGAGTCTCGACCGGTATTACATTGACACGGGCGCGACCAGCGAGAAGGATTCTCCCGTCAAGGTGGGCGACGTGGCGGTGTTCGACTCCGATTTTCAGGACTTCGGGAAACGCGTCGTCTCGAAGTGTCTCGATGACCGCGCCGGCGTGGCGCTGCTCATCGAAAGCCTCCAAAACCTGAGGCCGGGCGCGAACGAGGTCTGGTACGCGTTCACCGTCCAGGAGGAGGTGGGGACGCGCGGCGCGGGTCCCGCCGCGTATGGGATCGATCCCGAAGTCGGGCTGGCGGTGGACGTGACCATCGCGAACGACGCGCCGAACGCGCGTGAGCGGAATCCCATCGCGCTCGGCGGCGGTCCCGCCATCAAAGTGAAGGACGCGACCGTGATCTCGGACCCGCGCATCGTGGAGGAGTTGACGCGTCTCGCGGAGAAGAACCGCGTCCCGCATCAATTCGAACTTTTGGAGATGGGCGGCACGGACGCGGGCAAGATGCAGATGACCGGTCTCGGCGCGCAGGCGGGCGGGATCGCCATCCCGCTGCGTCACATCCATTCGCCGTCGGAGATGGTGGACATGGACGATTTGGAGAACGCCGGGAAACTGCTGGCTTTGTTTTTGCGCTGA
- a CDS encoding serine--tRNA ligase — protein sequence MLDINLIRETPDVVRKSLRDRQDDPSVVDSILQLDEKRRSLLNEVEALKAERNVVSKEIGRMKDAADRQSKIEAMRAVGDKISALDSDVAAAEAELTGLMSTLPNIPDARTPYGKDDSENVVIRTVGEPRPFDFEPKPHWDLGPALGIIDFERGTKLTGSRFYVLSGAGARLQRALIAWMLDLHTRGQGYTEKYLPFMVKTATVFGAGQLPKFADNLYKDHEEDLYFVPTAEIPLTGLHMDEILDEASLPRLYTAYTPCFRREKMSAGRDVRGIKRGHQFDKVEMYIYCKPEESEVLHQKMLKDAEETCAQLGVPYRVKQLCTGDIGFGSTLTYDLELWAPGCNEWLEVSSVSSVTDFQARRANIKYRPAEGGRTRFVHTLNGSGLGLPRTLIAVMENYQQADGSIVVPEVLRPWMGGIDIIRP from the coding sequence ATGCTCGACATCAATCTCATCCGCGAAACGCCCGACGTCGTCCGCAAATCGCTGCGCGACCGCCAGGACGACCCGTCTGTGGTGGATTCCATCCTGCAATTGGACGAGAAACGCCGCAGCCTGCTCAACGAAGTGGAGGCGCTCAAAGCCGAGCGCAACGTCGTCTCGAAGGAGATCGGCAGGATGAAGGACGCGGCCGACCGCCAGTCGAAGATCGAGGCGATGCGCGCCGTCGGCGACAAGATCTCGGCGCTCGATTCCGACGTGGCGGCGGCGGAGGCCGAACTGACGGGACTTATGTCCACCCTGCCGAACATCCCCGACGCCCGCACTCCCTACGGAAAAGACGACAGCGAGAACGTCGTCATCAGGACGGTCGGCGAGCCGCGTCCGTTCGACTTCGAGCCGAAGCCGCACTGGGACCTCGGTCCCGCCCTCGGCATCATTGACTTCGAACGCGGCACCAAACTGACGGGTTCGCGCTTCTACGTCCTCTCGGGCGCGGGCGCGCGGTTGCAGCGCGCCCTCATCGCCTGGATGCTCGACCTACACACGCGCGGGCAGGGCTACACCGAAAAATACCTCCCGTTCATGGTCAAGACCGCCACGGTCTTCGGCGCGGGACAACTTCCGAAATTCGCGGACAACCTCTACAAGGACCACGAGGAAGACCTGTACTTCGTCCCGACCGCCGAGATCCCGCTGACGGGCCTCCACATGGACGAGATCCTCGACGAAGCCAGCCTGCCGCGTCTCTACACCGCGTACACGCCCTGCTTCCGCCGCGAGAAAATGAGCGCGGGACGCGACGTGCGCGGCATCAAGCGCGGGCATCAGTTCGACAAAGTGGAGATGTACATCTACTGCAAGCCCGAAGAGTCGGAAGTCCTGCACCAGAAAATGTTGAAGGACGCCGAAGAGACCTGCGCGCAACTGGGCGTGCCGTACCGCGTCAAACAACTCTGCACGGGCGACATCGGCTTCGGCTCCACGCTGACCTACGACCTCGAACTGTGGGCGCCTGGCTGCAATGAGTGGCTGGAAGTCTCCTCCGTCTCGAGCGTGACCGACTTCCAGGCGCGCCGCGCCAACATCAAGTACCGTCCCGCCGAGGGAGGCAGGACGCGCTTCGTCCACACGCTGAACGGCTCGGGGCTGGGTCTGCCGCGCACGCTGATCGCCGTCATGGAAAACTACCAGCAAGCCGACGGCTCGATCGTCGTCCCCGAAGTCCTCCGTCCGTGGATGGGCGGGATTGATATAATCAGGCCCTAG